The proteins below come from a single Spartobacteria bacterium genomic window:
- a CDS encoding XRE family transcriptional regulator has product MSKNNIRKIITDRGLTVPEAARLCGLPVPTVSAHYYGQRKTMTLPIAAKYAKGFGIEMGELFKGCDAA; this is encoded by the coding sequence AATCATCACTGACAGGGGGCTGACCGTGCCCGAAGCGGCGCGGTTGTGCGGCCTTCCCGTGCCAACGGTGTCGGCCCACTATTATGGACAGCGCAAGACGATGACGCTCCCGATTGCGGCGAAGTATGCCAAGGGGTTCGGCATCGAGATGGGCGAGCTTTTCAAAGGATGCGACGCCGCATGA